A region of Leishmania mexicana MHOM/GT/2001/U1103 complete genome, chromosome 8 DNA encodes the following proteins:
- a CDS encoding putative GTP-binding protein, with product MDQLISVINELHDAFAGVKMNIKLNLPQIAVVGSQSCGKSSVLESIVGKDFLPRGSGIVTRCPLVLQLVQLPKSNNEEWGEFLHIPQKKFYDFNEIQNEITRRTIEMAGPSAITDKPISLKVYSKTVLNLTLVDLPGLVMNAVGDQPKDIDRQIKDMVTRYVSPKNTIILAISPANTDLATSQSLRLAKQLDPDGLRTVGVLTKIDLMDKGTDCLDILQNRVLQLRHGFIGVVCRSQQDINDRKSMEGARRSEYEFFANSPIYSPIAEEAGTTYLSKKLNFLLLEHIKAVIPDLKRHVDQLMEATKKQMEKLGMFDQDITEPTAQLLYLIKLFSDTLNQTIDGGITDATKELLGGARLDYIFHECFATYVTSLSATKDLTDEYIRINTRNMAGMHATLFPSDQVFVALSKQQITRLEEPCIKCVTFVYEELSKIVETCAGKVDRYPNLKEAIISICKKMLLDYRKPTSTHVRTIIQAERGFINVKHPMMDELAQRAFANIYGTANGESSSPENSRDPNASPAGGTQTDPKQGGKDIKKGNKDEKRPDKSKDHANADNAMSHGGKSVMTDVPSRIMLGKNMTTHEQYMNSAIREMVEGYFSIVKANVADQVPKAITLLMIARLREEVYARLVSQLYSEKTAKALLSEPPGIATQRKAAKEMLEALTKAQDALNSVRDYQLTKEPSSSIQAAD from the coding sequence ATGGACCAGTTGATCAGCGTGATAAACGAGCTTCATGACGCCTTCGCCGGCGTCAAGATGAACATCAAGCTCAACCTCCCCCAGATCGCTGTCGTCGGTAGTCAGAGTTGTGGCAAGAGCTCTGTGCTGGAGTCGATCGTCGGAAAGGACTTTTTGCCGCGCGGATCCGGCATTGTCACACGCTGTCCcctcgtgctgcagctcgtgcagctgcCCAAGTCAAACAATGAGGAGTGGGGCGAGTTCCTACACATCCCCCAAAAGAAGTTTTATGACTTCAACGAGATCCAAAATGAAATCACACGCCGCACGATCGAAATGGCCGGCCCGTCCGCGATCACGGATAAGCCGATCAGCCTCAAGGTTTACTCGAAGACGGTGCTGAACCTGACTCTCGTGGACTTGCCTGGTCTGGTGATGAACGCCGTTGGCGATCAGCCAAAGGACATTGACCGCCAGATCAAGGATATGGTGACGCGCTACGTGTCGCCCAAGAACACAATCATTCTGGCTATTTCTCCTGCCAACACCGATCTTGCCACAAGCCAGTCGCTGCGCCTGGCAAAGCAGCTGGACCCCGACGGTTTGCGCACGGTCGGTGTGCTCACAAAGATTGACTTGATGGACAAGGGCACGGACTGTCTTGACATACTGCAGAACAGGGTCCTacagctccgccacggcTTCATCGGCGTTGTGTGCCGTAGTCAGCAGGATATCAACGATCGCAAGTCAATGGAGGGTGCCCGGCGGAGCGAGTACGAGTTCTTTGCAAACTCGCCCATCTACTCCCCCATCGCGGAGGAGGCTGGTACCACCTACCTTAGCAAGAAGCTGAACTTTTTGCTGCTGGAGCACATCAAAGCCGTTATTCCAGACCTGAAGCGCCACGTGGACCAACTGATGGAAGCCACCAAGAAGCAGATGGAGAAACTGGGCATGTTTGATCAGGACATCACCGAGCCCACTGCACAGCTGCTGTACCTTATCAAGCTGTTCAGCGACACGCTGAATCAGACGATCGATGGTGGTATCACGGATGCCACGAAGGAGCTGCTTGGTGGGGCGCGTCTGGACTACATCTTCCACGAGTGCTTCGCCACCTACGTGACCAGCCTGAGCGCCACGAAAGATCTCACAGACGAATACATCCGCATCAACACGCGCAACATGGCCGGTATGCACGCCACTCTGTTCCCCTCCGACCAGGTGTTTGTCGCCTTGTCAAAGCAGCAGATCACCCGTCTCGAGGAGCCGTGCATCAAGTGCGTCACCTTCGTCTACGAGGAGCTGAGCAAGATCGTTGAAACCTGCGCTGGCAAGGTGGACCGCTATCCGAACCTGAAGGAGGCTATCATTTCGATTTGCAAGAAGATGCTGCTCGACTACCGCAAACCAACCTcaacgcacgtgcgcaccaTCATCCAAGCCGAGCGCGGCTTCATTAACGTGAAGCATCCTATGATGGACGAGttggcgcagcgcgcgtTCGCGAATATCTACGGCACCGCGAACGGAGAGTCGTCCTCGCCGGAGAATTCGAGAGACCCGAACGCCTCACCAGCTGGCGGCACACAGACGGATCCAAAGCAGGGCGGAAAAGACATCAAGAAAGGCAACAAGGATGAAAAGAGGCCGGATAAGTCGAAGGATCACGCCAACGCCGACAATGCCATGAGCCACGGAGGCAAGTCCGTCATGACCGATGTGCCGTCGCGCATTATGCTAGGCAAAAACATGACGACGCACGAGCAGTACATGAACAGCGCCATTCGCGAGATGGTGGAGGGCTATTTTTCGATTGTAAAGGCCAACGTCGCCGATCAGGTACCCAAGGCCATTACGCTGCTAATGATCGCTCGCTTGCGAGAAGAGGTCTATGCGCGCCTGGTGTCTCAGTTGTACTCGGAGAAGACGGCCAAAGCACTGCTCTCCGAGCCTCCAGGCATTGCGACGCAGCGGAAGGCGGCCAAGGAGATGCTCGAGGCCCTCACCAAGGCGCAGGATGCGCTCAACAGCGTGCGCGACTACCAGCTTACCAAGGAACCGTCCTCGTCTATACAAGCTGCCGACTAA
- a CDS encoding metallo-peptidase, Clan MA(E), Family M1: MPMTTSVKLENPYVPSGYDLRVTVDLSTWSYTAVETVHLQRCPAFPDGDTIQLHAAPSIEVTSVKGATLERRDDTADTLVLKLDAETMALAVPTLYFEFTHVIQKELRGFYQVSFKHGGKQHRMASTHFEPVSARLFYICHDEPAQRADFTLTVTLPKSEEHYVVLSNSPLGSKMVKGDTVVHTFQTVPRCPPYLTACVVGELEHISTVVNGIPVSVYATLGKAGRAQFALTTTVFALEFFEKFFQCKYPLPKLDVVAIPDFPIGGMENWGCITCAEAILVDPQQSSAEAKRGASNLICHEVSHNWFGNLVAINWWEGLWLKEGFASWCGYYATHAYAPQWNALDAAALKVVSALNDDIYEHSHPVEVPIHDPGDITQIFDSISYSKGMGLVFMLQAFLGDKWGSAVAHYIKKHQFRDTKTVQLWEALEESSQLPITEALTSFTTQMGYPMIHVSRQDGNTIVVTQEPCRFVTASEKGMRTWCVPLVVEGMDASVGRATPMLRGDTPMEVTLPAGIAKGAFANVNPRRTGFYRCRYDNPTFDAWLANYRQLSPADRRSLFSDTLAAIRMGYDDIPRLARIATVVSAFETDIYVLREYLQTMGTFLHSFDDACLTKSLTKELHGFLIPVAESLIGVIPQDDSASLRRNFYLDASISTLLSSGEPAEVSAHPLIQWALQQAQGFLSGADFNAGTLSACLRAWLRRADPTDLPARNAQLYAKLQEVDGNEELCRSLVLAMTSSPSVDFALDIMKKCIENDGVRSQYGEHVFWSLASNPAISGEEVWQAFQQNFDAVNVQWGGGQFRIQAIVSFLGEALFGDAAADEFEAFFETHPLPNARLAIGRAAEELRIRSWLNKTWKASLPHVFCRH; this comes from the coding sequence ATGCCAATGACAACGAGCGTCAAATTGGAGAACCCTTATGTGCCCTCTGGGTATGACCTACGCGTCACGGTGGACCTCTCCACGTGGAGCTACACAGCTGTGGAGACggtgcacctgcagcgctgtcCTGCCTTCCCAGACGGCGACACGATCCAGCTGCATGCAGCCCCGTCGATCGAGGTGACCTCAGTGAAGGGAGCCACCCTGGAACGGCGCGACGATACGGCGGACACGCTTGTGCTGAAGCTGGACGCGGAGACAATGGCGTTGGCGGTCCCTACGCTGTACTTTGAGTTCACGCATGTAATCCAAAAGGAGTTGCGCGGCTTCTACCAGGTGAGCTTCAAGCATGGCGGAAAGCAGCACCGCATGGCCTCCACGCACTTCGAGCCCGTGTCAGCGCGGCTTTTCTACATCTGCCATGAcgagccggcgcagcgcgcggaTTTCACCCTGACCGTGACACTGCCAAAGTCGGAGGAGCACTACGTCGTTCTTTCCAACAGTCCTCTGGGGTCGAAGATGGTGAAGGGGGACACGGTGGTGCACACCTTCCAAACGGTGCCCAGGTGCCCGCCATACCTGACAGCCTGCGTCGTCGGTGAGCTGGAGCACATCAGCACCGTAGTCAACGGCATCCCGGTCAGCGTGTATGCGACGCTGGGCAAGGCGGGACGGGCGCAGTTTGCCCTTACCACCACCGTGTTCGCTCTCGAGTTCTTCGAGAAGTTTTTCCAGTGCAAGTACCCGCTACCAAAGCTGGACGTCGTTGCCATTCCCGACTTCCCGATTGGTGGGATGGAGAACTGGGGCTGCATAACGTGCGCTGAGGCGATACTGGTGGACCCGCAGCAGTCGagcgcggaggcgaagcgcgGCGCGTCGAACCTGATATGCCACGAAGTCTCGCACAACTGGTTTGGTAACCTTGTTGCCATCAACTGGTGGGAGGGCCTGTGGCTCAAGGAGGGCTTTGCGTCGTGGTGCGGCTACTACGCGacgcacgcatacgcgcCGCAGTGGAATGCTCtggacgctgcagcgctgaAGGTGGTCTCGGCGCTGAACGACGACATATACGAGCACAGTCACCCCGTTGAGGTGCCCATCCACGACCCTGGAGATATTACCCAGATCTTCGACAGTATCAGCTACAGCAAGGGCATGGGCCTGGTTTTCATGTTGCAGGCGTTCCTTGGCGATAAGTGGGGATCTGCCGTGGCACACTACATCAAAAAGCACCAATTCAGGGACACCAAGACGGTGCAACTCtgggaggcgctggaggagtcgTCGCAGCTGCCCATTACCGAGGCTCTCACCAGCTTCACTACGCAGATGGGCTACCCAATGATCCACGTCTCCAGACAGGACGGGAACACCATCGTGGTGACGCAAGAGCCGTGCCGCTTCGTCACGGCGTCGGAGAAGGGTATGCGGACCTGGTGCGTGCCTCTTGTCGTAGAGGGCATGGACGCTAGCGTTGGGCGTGCGACACCGATGCTGCGCGGCGACACGCCCATGGAGGTGACCCTGCCGGCCGGCATTGCGAAGGGGGCCTTTGCCAACGTCAACCCGCGCCGTACCGGCTTCTACCGCTGCCGGTACGACAATCCCACCTTCGATGCATGGCTCGCCAACTACAGGCAGCTTTCCCCCGCCGATCGCCGCTCCCTCTTTTCCGACACGCTGGCCGCGATTCGGATGGGTTACGATGACATTCCGCGGCTGGCGAGGATCGCTACGGTCGTTTCGGCGTTCGAGACGGATATCTATGTGCTGCGAGAGTACCTGCAGACCATGGGTACCTTCCTCCACTCTTTCGACGATGCTTGTCTGACAAAGAGCCTGACCAAGGAGCTGCATGGTTTCCTCATCCCGGTCGCCGAGTCCCTCATAGGAGTCATCCCGCAGGACGACAgcgcgtcgctgcgccgcaacTTTTACCTCGACGCCAGTATCTCCACGCTGTTGAGCAGCGGGGAGCCGGCGGAGGTCTCTGCCCACCCGCTGATCCAGTGGGCGCTGCAGCAAGCACAGGGCTTCCTCTCAGGGGCGGATTTCAACGCTGGCACGCTCAGCGCCTGCCTGCGTGCCTGGCTTCGCAGGGCCGACCCCACCGACCTTCCAGCGCGCAACGCGCAACTGTACGCGAAACTGCAGGAGGTGGACGGCAACGAGGAGCTGTGCCGTTCGCTGGTCCTGGCCATGACGAGCAGCCCCTCAGTTGACTTTGCGCTGGACATCATGAAAAAATGCATCGAGAACGACGGCGTCCGCAGCCAGTACGGCGAGCATGTCTTCTGGAGCCTCGCGTCGAATCCAGCGATCTCGGGCGAGGAGGTGTGGCAGGCATTTCAGCAGAACTTCGACGCCGTGAACGTGCAGTGGGGTGGCGGCCAGTTCCGCATCCAGGCTATTGTGAGCTTTCTGGGTGAGGCGCTCTTTGGCGATGCTGCGGCGGACGAGTTCGAGGCCTTCTTCGAGACGCATCCACTTCCTAATGCCCGCCTCGCCATCGGCCGCGCCgctgaggagctgcgcaTTCGCTCGTGGTTGAACAAAACATGGAAGGCTTCCCTACCTCACGTATTCTGCCGTCACTAA